The Streptomyces achromogenes genome window below encodes:
- the serS gene encoding serine--tRNA ligase: MIDLRLLREDPDRARASQRARGEDVALVDSLLSADERRRSSGVRFDELRNEQKSLGKLIPKASADEKAELLKKASRLAADVKAADAERDAADAETQELLQRLGNLVHPDVPVGGEEDFVTLETHGTIRDFGAEGFEPKDHLELGQILGAIDVERGAKVSGSRFYFLTGVGALLELALVNAAIAQATAAGFTPMLTPALVRPQSMAGTGFLGQAAQDVYHLDKDDLYLVGTSEVPLAAYHMDEIIDADRLPLRYAGFSPCFRREAGSHGKDTKGIFRVHQFDKVEMFSYVTPEDSQAEHQRLLAWEKQWLSALELPFRVIDVASGDLGSSAARKFDCEAWIPTQGKYRELTSTSDCTEFQSRRLSIRVREGKQVRPLATLNGTLCAVPRTIVAILENHQQADGSVYVPEVLRPYLGGREVLEPVAK; this comes from the coding sequence GTGATTGACCTTCGTCTGCTCCGTGAGGACCCCGACCGTGCGCGCGCCTCCCAGCGTGCCCGTGGAGAGGACGTCGCGCTCGTCGACTCCCTCCTCTCCGCCGACGAGCGGCGCAGGTCGTCCGGCGTCCGCTTCGACGAGCTGCGCAACGAGCAGAAGTCGCTCGGCAAGCTCATCCCCAAGGCCTCCGCGGACGAGAAGGCCGAGCTGCTGAAGAAGGCGAGCCGGCTCGCCGCCGACGTCAAGGCGGCCGACGCCGAGCGCGACGCCGCCGACGCCGAGACCCAGGAGCTCCTGCAGCGGCTCGGCAACCTCGTGCACCCCGACGTGCCCGTGGGCGGCGAGGAGGACTTCGTCACCCTCGAGACGCACGGCACGATCCGCGACTTCGGCGCCGAGGGCTTCGAGCCCAAGGACCACCTGGAACTCGGCCAGATCCTCGGCGCGATCGACGTCGAGCGCGGCGCCAAGGTCTCCGGCTCCCGCTTCTACTTCCTCACCGGCGTCGGCGCCCTGCTGGAGCTGGCCCTGGTGAACGCGGCGATCGCGCAGGCCACGGCGGCCGGCTTCACGCCCATGCTCACTCCCGCGCTGGTGCGCCCGCAGTCGATGGCCGGCACCGGCTTCCTCGGCCAGGCCGCCCAGGACGTCTACCACCTCGACAAGGACGACCTCTACCTGGTCGGCACCTCCGAGGTCCCGCTCGCCGCGTACCACATGGACGAGATCATCGACGCGGACAGGCTGCCGCTGCGGTACGCGGGCTTCTCGCCCTGCTTCCGCCGCGAGGCCGGCTCGCACGGCAAGGACACCAAGGGCATCTTCCGCGTCCACCAGTTCGACAAGGTCGAGATGTTCTCGTACGTCACGCCCGAGGACTCGCAGGCCGAGCATCAGCGGCTGCTCGCGTGGGAGAAGCAGTGGCTGTCGGCGCTGGAGCTGCCGTTCCGCGTCATCGACGTCGCCTCCGGTGACCTCGGCTCCTCGGCCGCCCGCAAGTTCGACTGCGAGGCCTGGATCCCGACGCAGGGCAAGTACCGCGAGCTGACCTCGACGTCGGACTGCACCGAGTTCCAGTCCCGTCGCCTGTCGATCCGCGTCCGCGAGGGCAAGCAGGTCCGCCCGCTGGCCACGCTGAACGGCACGCTGTGCGCCGTCCCGCGCACGATCGTCGCCATCCTGGAGAACCACCAGCAGGCCGACGGCTCCGTGTACGTGCCCGAAGTGCTGCGCCCGTACCTCGGCGGCC